From a region of the Polyangium spumosum genome:
- the ppk1 gene encoding polyphosphate kinase 1: protein MTVETPPTPDVVVPSRNSSMLPAPGDSDPAQYLNRELSWLEFNARVLSEAGSMEVPLFERLKFLGIFFSNLDEFFMVRVAGLQAQIHRTITEVPPDGMKPKQQLDAISTRAHALFDNAYRLWNTEMLPALHRVGVRIVRPEELDAHELAVLDERFRTDIFPILTPLAIDPGHPFPHLRNKSINLGIMFSREHEGEEPGFGVIQVPPMLSRLMRVKVEGCARAFVLLEDVIARHVKEFFPVSRLRGTYPFRVTRNWDLEIDEEEGEDLLETIQAELRRRDRGNAVRVEIGVGGGVGASVQRLCRALGIDPNLDVYRVSGPLSVADLVSVVGEEDRRDLRDERFTPQVPVALREVEDPFAVIRERDVFLHHPYDSFDPVVEFISRAADDPNVLAIKQTLYRTGGDSPIVKALARAAENGKQVTAIVELKARFDEASNIQWARTLEQSGAQVIYGLLGLKTHVKALLVVRREKDKLRRYVHLSTGNYNPHTARLYTDVGLFTANREFGEDVTSLFNLLTGYSAPPRWNRLVVAPLGLHEAILGLIARETEHARAGRKAEIVAQMNALVDVDVIDALYAASQHGVDIRLFVRGICCLRPGIPGLSERIQVRALIDRFLEHKRIFRFANGGSEEFYFSSADWMPRNFHRRVELLVPLLDPAARSRAEDMLATLAADTAKTWALNADGGYTRVATPAGATPVRSQQRFMDLARERPKPADVLARGGRFHIFQVGHGDSGDEMRRKNGKKKKHGQQG from the coding sequence GTGACGGTCGAGACCCCTCCCACGCCCGATGTCGTCGTCCCTTCGCGCAACTCGTCCATGCTCCCGGCCCCGGGCGACTCGGATCCGGCGCAGTACCTGAACCGCGAGCTCTCGTGGCTCGAGTTCAACGCGCGTGTCCTCTCCGAGGCCGGCTCGATGGAGGTGCCGCTCTTCGAACGGCTGAAGTTCCTCGGGATCTTCTTCTCGAACCTCGACGAGTTCTTCATGGTGCGCGTGGCCGGCCTGCAGGCGCAGATCCACCGCACGATCACCGAGGTCCCGCCCGACGGCATGAAGCCGAAGCAGCAGCTCGACGCGATCAGCACGCGGGCGCACGCGCTCTTCGACAACGCCTACCGGCTCTGGAACACGGAGATGCTGCCGGCGCTGCACCGGGTCGGCGTGCGCATCGTGCGGCCGGAGGAGCTCGACGCGCACGAGCTCGCGGTGCTCGACGAGCGCTTCCGCACGGACATCTTCCCGATCCTGACGCCGCTGGCGATCGACCCCGGCCACCCGTTCCCGCACCTGCGCAACAAGAGCATCAACCTCGGCATCATGTTCAGCCGCGAGCACGAGGGCGAGGAGCCCGGCTTCGGCGTGATCCAGGTGCCGCCGATGCTGAGCCGCCTGATGCGCGTGAAGGTCGAGGGCTGCGCGCGGGCGTTCGTGCTCCTCGAGGACGTGATCGCGCGTCACGTGAAGGAGTTTTTCCCCGTCTCGCGGCTGCGCGGCACGTACCCGTTCCGCGTGACGCGCAACTGGGACCTCGAGATCGACGAGGAGGAGGGCGAGGACCTGCTCGAGACGATCCAGGCCGAGCTGCGCCGCCGCGATCGTGGCAACGCGGTGCGCGTGGAGATCGGCGTCGGTGGTGGCGTGGGCGCGAGCGTGCAGCGCCTCTGCCGCGCGCTCGGCATCGACCCGAACCTCGACGTCTACCGCGTCTCGGGGCCGCTCAGCGTCGCGGATCTCGTCTCGGTGGTGGGCGAGGAGGACCGGCGGGATCTACGCGACGAGCGCTTCACCCCGCAGGTGCCGGTGGCGCTGCGCGAGGTGGAGGATCCGTTCGCCGTGATCCGCGAGCGGGACGTCTTCCTGCACCACCCGTACGACTCGTTCGACCCGGTGGTCGAGTTCATCTCGCGCGCGGCCGACGATCCGAACGTGCTCGCGATCAAGCAGACGCTCTACCGCACCGGCGGCGACTCGCCGATCGTGAAGGCGCTCGCGCGCGCCGCAGAAAACGGCAAGCAGGTGACGGCGATCGTCGAGCTCAAGGCGCGCTTCGACGAGGCCTCGAACATCCAGTGGGCGCGGACTTTGGAGCAGAGCGGGGCGCAGGTGATCTACGGCCTGCTCGGGCTGAAGACACACGTGAAGGCGCTGCTCGTGGTGCGGCGCGAGAAGGACAAACTGCGGCGGTACGTGCACCTCTCGACGGGCAACTACAACCCGCACACGGCGCGCCTCTACACGGACGTTGGCCTCTTCACGGCGAACCGCGAGTTCGGCGAGGACGTGACCTCGCTCTTCAACCTGCTCACGGGGTACAGCGCGCCGCCGCGGTGGAACCGGCTGGTGGTGGCGCCGCTCGGCTTGCACGAGGCGATCCTCGGGCTCATCGCGCGCGAGACGGAGCACGCGCGCGCGGGGCGGAAGGCGGAGATCGTGGCGCAGATGAACGCGCTCGTGGACGTGGACGTGATCGACGCGCTCTACGCGGCGAGCCAGCACGGCGTCGACATCCGGCTCTTCGTGCGCGGCATCTGCTGCCTGCGGCCGGGGATCCCGGGGCTCTCGGAGCGGATCCAGGTGCGCGCGCTCATCGACCGGTTCCTCGAGCACAAGCGGATCTTCCGGTTCGCGAACGGCGGGAGCGAGGAGTTTTACTTCTCCAGCGCGGACTGGATGCCGCGGAACTTCCACCGCCGCGTCGAGCTGCTCGTGCCGCTGCTCGACCCGGCCGCGCGTTCACGCGCCGAGGACATGCTCGCGACGCTCGCGGCCGACACGGCGAAGACGTGGGCGCTCAACGCGGACGGCGGCTACACGCGGGTCGCGACGCCCGCGGGCGCGACGCCGGTGCGCTCGCAGCAGCGGTTCATGGACCTCGCGCGCGAGCGGCCGAAGCCCGCCGACGTGCTCGCGCGGGGCGGGCGGTTCCACATCTTCCAGGTGGGCCACGGCGATAGCGGCGACGAGATGCGCCGCAAGAACGGCAAGAAGAAGAAACACGGGCAGCAAGGCTGA
- the panC gene encoding pantoate--beta-alanine ligase: protein MEIWRSPLDFRSACEEARRRGARVGLVPTMGALHRGHQTLIEEARKRADFVVVSIFVNPTQFGPNEDFSRYPRDLEGDAAKCAASGARGVFAPAPADMYPPGDETRVRVGATAAGLCGAHRPGHFEGVATVVAKLFALVGPSVALFGRKDYQQLKVIERFTRDLFLPVEVVGVRTVREPDGLAMSSRNAYLSAEARGRALAIPRALAAAARAFEAGERRAGMLTALARGHVAPVATSIDYVDVADADSLAVLGPEEHTPDRALLALAVRIDGARLIDNLVLGEDPIPLEPEGERHA from the coding sequence ATGGAGATCTGGCGCTCTCCTCTGGACTTTCGCTCTGCGTGTGAAGAAGCGCGGCGGCGCGGCGCGCGCGTCGGCCTCGTTCCCACGATGGGAGCCCTGCACCGCGGCCATCAGACGTTGATCGAGGAGGCCCGCAAGCGCGCCGACTTCGTCGTCGTCTCGATCTTCGTCAACCCCACGCAGTTCGGCCCGAACGAAGACTTTTCGCGGTATCCGCGCGACCTCGAAGGGGACGCGGCGAAGTGCGCGGCGTCGGGCGCGCGCGGCGTCTTCGCGCCGGCCCCCGCGGACATGTACCCGCCCGGCGACGAGACACGCGTGCGTGTCGGCGCCACGGCCGCGGGGCTCTGCGGCGCGCACCGGCCCGGTCACTTCGAGGGCGTGGCCACGGTGGTCGCGAAATTGTTCGCGCTCGTAGGACCCTCCGTCGCGCTCTTCGGTCGCAAGGATTATCAGCAGCTCAAGGTGATCGAGCGCTTCACGCGGGACCTCTTCCTGCCCGTCGAGGTCGTTGGTGTACGAACGGTGCGCGAGCCGGACGGGCTCGCGATGTCGTCGCGCAACGCGTACCTCTCGGCAGAGGCCCGCGGGCGGGCGCTCGCCATCCCGCGCGCGCTCGCGGCGGCCGCGCGCGCATTCGAGGCGGGGGAGCGTCGCGCCGGCATGCTGACGGCGCTCGCCCGCGGGCACGTCGCGCCGGTCGCGACGTCGATCGACTACGTGGACGTCGCCGACGCGGACTCGCTCGCCGTGCTCGGCCCCGAGGAGCACACGCCCGATCGGGCGCTGCTCGCGCTCGCCGTCCGCATCGACGGCGCGCGGCTCATCGACAACCTGGTCCTCGGCGAGGATCCGATCCCGCTCGAGCCTGAAGGAGAACGTCATGCGTGA
- the tmk gene encoding dTMP kinase, giving the protein MREREDGNNGVFVVFEGIDGAGTTTQADRYGSFLRGRRRLAHVTREPSGGPMGSLLRLVLTQRVNLPSRHRDATMALLFAADRLDHIEAEVAPHLRDGYVVISDRYELSSIIYQSIGLEDEGARADMIAWIRHANRHALKPDVTVVVDVDPEVAAQRRRARGGASELFEEPELQARLARAYLRADEIIGGDRLVHVDGNGDVDTVTDAIIRALEPYVGEGP; this is encoded by the coding sequence ATGCGTGAACGCGAGGACGGAAACAACGGCGTCTTCGTCGTCTTCGAGGGGATCGACGGCGCGGGGACCACGACGCAGGCCGACAGGTACGGGTCGTTCTTGCGCGGGCGACGCCGGCTCGCGCACGTCACGCGGGAGCCGAGCGGCGGACCGATGGGCTCGTTGCTCCGGCTCGTGCTCACGCAGCGCGTGAACCTGCCGTCGAGGCACCGCGACGCGACGATGGCGCTGCTCTTCGCGGCCGACAGGCTCGATCACATCGAGGCCGAGGTCGCCCCGCACCTGCGCGACGGGTACGTGGTCATCTCGGATCGGTACGAGCTCTCGAGCATCATCTACCAGTCGATCGGCCTCGAGGACGAGGGGGCGCGCGCCGACATGATCGCCTGGATTCGCCACGCGAACCGCCACGCGCTCAAGCCCGACGTCACGGTCGTCGTCGACGTCGATCCGGAGGTCGCCGCGCAACGCAGGCGCGCCCGCGGCGGCGCGAGCGAGCTCTTCGAGGAGCCCGAGCTCCAGGCCCGCCTGGCGCGCGCTTACCTGCGCGCCGACGAGATCATCGGCGGGGATCGCCTGGTGCACGTCGACGGCAACGGCGATGTCGATACGGTCACCGACGCGATCATCCGCGCGCTCGAGCCGTACGTGGGTGAGGGGCCCTGA
- a CDS encoding YecA family protein — protein sequence MSDTGHAHHFLSRLDRLSVPHLDLALSLYRDDALLRHILSTSRVPEGAERVAVSLADPVKGPFLVVTRDGKFVTCLGEGMSAKNLHVVTRERLDAVIGRVTRLRERSERAIAAQDNAREFMSALYDRGPWFTREQFQAVAAMQPFLATHLLRWIIEDFMDVQTMRQRLLREVPKSGKLHRRFDELLHVFWCRSWTLGHLSVLAAMDGRAPYEHLPEAARDPFLRLSFSWLSVSQSLVGNALRGLWSAARFGKELLPVYKKDNDKADTLLQTVDAVFTLAVMGCRHARLRAEIRKALSPNDLPPEAPRFVAAIRTLALQVLDAEDKHGPTSVLHQHGREGATRAVAFAKRLPPTSPYHFKEIEDVPPEIAYRVLLLDGTDFVNHREAIVPMTYALQWLSHATADDLYLPADYIAAVRTPYDPSHVLAILRDDRKIEKSALAEAAKAQQTGPARSAPCPCGSGKKYKRCCGEG from the coding sequence ATGAGCGACACGGGCCACGCGCATCACTTCCTCTCGCGGCTCGACCGGCTCTCGGTGCCGCACCTCGATCTGGCCCTGTCCCTCTACCGCGACGACGCCCTGCTGCGGCACATCCTGAGCACCTCGCGTGTCCCGGAGGGCGCGGAGCGGGTGGCCGTGTCGCTCGCGGATCCCGTGAAGGGGCCTTTCCTGGTCGTCACGCGTGACGGGAAGTTCGTCACGTGCCTCGGCGAGGGGATGAGCGCCAAGAACCTCCACGTCGTCACCCGCGAGCGGCTCGACGCGGTGATCGGCCGGGTCACGCGGTTGCGCGAGCGCAGCGAGCGCGCCATCGCCGCGCAGGACAACGCCCGCGAGTTCATGAGCGCGCTCTACGATCGCGGGCCCTGGTTCACCCGCGAGCAGTTCCAGGCCGTCGCGGCGATGCAACCGTTCCTCGCGACCCACCTCTTGCGGTGGATCATCGAGGATTTCATGGACGTCCAGACGATGCGCCAGCGCCTCCTGCGCGAGGTGCCGAAGAGCGGGAAGCTACATCGGAGGTTCGACGAGCTCTTGCACGTGTTCTGGTGCCGGAGCTGGACGCTCGGGCACCTGTCGGTGCTCGCCGCGATGGACGGCAGAGCTCCCTACGAGCACCTGCCGGAGGCCGCGCGGGACCCCTTCCTGAGGCTCTCGTTCTCGTGGCTCAGCGTCTCGCAGTCGCTCGTCGGCAACGCGCTCCGTGGCCTCTGGAGCGCGGCGCGCTTCGGCAAGGAGCTGCTGCCGGTCTACAAGAAGGACAACGACAAGGCCGACACCCTCCTCCAGACGGTCGACGCCGTGTTCACGCTCGCGGTGATGGGTTGTCGTCATGCGCGGCTGCGGGCGGAGATCCGGAAGGCGCTCTCGCCGAACGACCTCCCGCCGGAGGCGCCGCGCTTCGTGGCGGCCATCCGGACGCTCGCGCTGCAGGTCCTCGACGCCGAGGACAAACACGGCCCGACGTCCGTCCTCCATCAGCACGGCCGGGAGGGAGCGACACGCGCGGTCGCGTTCGCGAAGCGACTCCCGCCGACGTCGCCCTACCATTTCAAGGAGATCGAGGACGTACCGCCGGAGATCGCGTATCGCGTCCTGCTGCTCGACGGGACGGACTTCGTGAACCATCGCGAGGCGATCGTGCCGATGACGTACGCGCTTCAATGGCTCTCGCACGCGACGGCCGACGATCTCTACCTGCCTGCCGATTACATCGCCGCTGTCCGCACCCCGTACGACCCGAGCCACGTGCTCGCGATCCTCCGCGACGATCGCAAGATCGAGAAGTCCGCCCTCGCGGAGGCGGCGAAGGCGCAGCAAACCGGCCCCGCCCGCAGCGCGCCGTGCCCGTGCGGAAGTGGGAAGAAATACAAGCGCTGCTGCGGCGAAGGCTGA
- a CDS encoding VOC family protein produces MIDHVSIGVRDLDKSKAFYAAALAPLGYAVMMEFPGVCGLGEKGKPDFWLGAGGEVGYRQHVALVAKDRATVDAFYEAAIRAGGKDNGKPGLRPMYHPNYYGAFVLDPDGHNIEAVCHAP; encoded by the coding sequence ATGATTGACCACGTTTCGATTGGCGTCCGTGATCTGGACAAGAGCAAGGCGTTTTACGCGGCCGCCCTCGCGCCCCTCGGGTATGCGGTGATGATGGAGTTCCCCGGCGTGTGTGGGCTCGGGGAGAAGGGCAAGCCGGATTTCTGGCTCGGCGCGGGGGGCGAGGTGGGGTATCGCCAGCACGTCGCGCTGGTCGCGAAGGATCGCGCGACGGTCGACGCGTTCTACGAGGCCGCGATCCGCGCCGGAGGCAAGGACAACGGCAAACCCGGGCTCCGGCCGATGTATCACCCGAACTATTACGGGGCGTTCGTGCTGGACCCGGATGGGCACAACATCGAGGCGGTTTGCCACGCGCCTTGA